One genomic window of Devosia salina includes the following:
- the rpsL gene encoding 30S ribosomal protein S12, which yields MPTINQLIRKPRASKPKRNKVPAMEANPQKRGVCSRVYTTTPKKPNSALRKVAKVRLTNQREVISYIPGEGHNLQEHSVVLIRGGRVRDLPGVRYHVLRGVLDTQSVKDRKQRRSKYGAKRPK from the coding sequence ATGCCCACCATTAATCAGCTGATCCGCAAGCCACGCGCCAGCAAGCCAAAGCGGAACAAAGTTCCGGCCATGGAAGCCAATCCGCAGAAGCGCGGCGTTTGCTCCCGTGTGTACACCACGACCCCGAAGAAGCCGAACTCGGCTCTGCGTAAGGTTGCCAAGGTTCGCCTGACCAATCAGCGCGAAGTGATCTCGTACATCCCGGGCGAGGGTCACAATCTGCAGGAGCACTCTGTTGTGCTCATCCGCGGCGGTCGCGTGCGCGATCTGCCGGGCGTTCGCTACCACGTGCTCCGCGGTGTCCTGGACACGCAGAGCGTGAAGGACCGCAAGCAGCGCCGGTCCAAGTATGGCGCGAAGCGTCCGAAGTAA
- the rpoC gene encoding DNA-directed RNA polymerase subunit beta' gives MNHHSHVMDPFNPAVPVQTFDQMKISIASPEKILSWSYGEIKKPETINYRTFKPERDGLFCARIFGPVKDYECLCGKYKRMKFKGVICEKCGVEVTLSRVRRERMGHIELAAPVAHIWFLKSLPSRIALLLDMTLKDIERILYFENYVVLDPGLTPFTQNELLTEEQYLDAQDEYGADSFTAKIGAEAIREILLSLDLEKIAADLRVEIAEATTELKPKKLAKRLKIVEQFIVSGNKPEWMIMTVIPVIPPELRPLVPLDGGRFATSDLNDLYRRVINRNNRLKRLIELRAPDIIIRNEKRMLQEAVDALFDNGRRGRTITGANKRPLKSLSDMLKGKQGRFRQNLLGKRVDYSGRSVITVGPNLKLHQCGLPKKMALELFKPFIYSRLEAKGFSSTVKQAKKLVEKEKPEVWDILDEVIREHPVLLNRAPTLHRLGIQAFEPMLIEGKAIRLHPLVCSAFNADFDGDQMAVHVPLSLEAQLEARVLMMSTNNILHPANGQPIIVPSQDIVLGLYYLSLMNDNEPGEGMAFASYAELEHALDNKVVTLHTKIKARVPAWDADGKQTTEIVETTPGRMLIGQILPLSPAVPFATANQLMTKKMISKMIDTVYRGCGQKETVIFCDRVMQLGFKNACDAGISFGKDDMVIPASKYTIVDETRKLVEEFEQQYNDGLITQGEKYNKVVDAWAKCGDKVAEEMMDAIRTVQIDAETKRQKPINSVYMMSHSGARGSPAQMKQLAGMRGLMAKPDGSIIETPITANFKEGLNVLEYFNSTHGARKGLADTALKTANSGYLTRRLVDVAQDAIIVAEDCGTERGLTMESIVDAGQVVASLGQRILGRTTADDVFHPISGDLIAPKGTLLEEKHVDVIEEARIQSVRIRSPLTCDMRQGCCAACYGRDLARGTPVNIGEAVGVIAAQSIGEPGTQLTMRTFHIGGTAQVVDSSFLEAGAEGKIEVRNANLATVEGGKQVVMARNVALAIVDADGKERATHKVTYGSKLLVKEGDSVRRGQRLAEWDPYTRPILAEVEGEVVFEDLVDGASVAENTDEATGFTKRVVIDWRGNQRGEGLKPALAIARGGSIAKVERGGDARYLLSVDAVIAVEPGEKVAPGDVLARIPLESAKTKDITGGLPRVAELFEARRPKDHAIIAEIDGTIRFGRDYKNKRRVIIEPTEEGADPVEYLIPKGKPFHLQEGDTIEKGEYILDGNPAPHDILAIKGVEELARYLVNEIQEVYRLQGVLINDKHIEVIVRQMLQKVEIVEPGDSGLLKDEQLDKLDFDELNDQLVAEGKKPATANPVLLGITKASLQTRSFVSAASFQETTRVLTEAAVSGKADLLEGLKENVIVGRLIPAGTGAGISQAKQIAAKRDDLILEERRRQAETVQIAAPAAE, from the coding sequence ATGAATCATCATTCCCACGTCATGGACCCGTTCAACCCGGCCGTTCCTGTCCAGACTTTCGATCAGATGAAGATCTCGATCGCGAGCCCCGAGAAGATCCTCAGCTGGTCCTATGGCGAGATCAAGAAGCCAGAGACCATCAACTACCGTACGTTCAAGCCTGAGCGTGACGGCCTGTTCTGCGCGCGCATCTTTGGCCCCGTGAAGGACTATGAGTGCCTGTGCGGCAAGTACAAGCGCATGAAGTTCAAGGGCGTCATCTGCGAAAAGTGCGGTGTGGAAGTCACCCTCAGCCGCGTCCGCCGCGAGCGCATGGGCCATATCGAGCTCGCCGCCCCGGTTGCCCATATCTGGTTCCTCAAGTCCCTGCCGAGCCGCATTGCGCTGCTGCTCGACATGACCCTGAAGGATATCGAACGCATTCTCTACTTCGAGAACTATGTCGTTCTCGATCCGGGCCTGACACCGTTCACGCAGAATGAGCTGCTCACCGAAGAGCAGTATCTGGACGCGCAGGACGAATATGGCGCCGACAGCTTCACGGCCAAGATTGGTGCCGAAGCCATTCGCGAAATCCTGCTCTCGCTCGATCTGGAAAAGATCGCGGCGGACCTGCGCGTGGAAATCGCCGAGGCCACCACCGAGCTCAAGCCCAAGAAGCTGGCCAAGCGTCTGAAGATCGTCGAGCAGTTCATCGTTTCGGGCAACAAGCCCGAATGGATGATCATGACCGTTATTCCGGTCATCCCGCCCGAGCTGCGCCCGCTGGTGCCGCTGGATGGTGGCCGCTTTGCGACCTCGGACCTGAACGATCTCTATCGTCGCGTCATCAACCGCAACAACCGCCTGAAGCGCCTGATCGAGCTGCGTGCGCCGGATATCATCATCCGCAACGAAAAGCGCATGCTGCAGGAAGCCGTGGACGCGCTGTTCGACAACGGTCGTCGCGGCCGCACCATCACCGGTGCCAACAAGCGTCCGCTGAAGTCGCTCTCCGACATGCTCAAGGGCAAGCAGGGTCGCTTCCGTCAGAACCTGCTCGGCAAGCGCGTCGACTATTCCGGCCGCTCGGTGATCACCGTGGGTCCGAACCTCAAGCTGCATCAGTGCGGCCTGCCCAAGAAGATGGCGCTCGAGCTGTTCAAGCCCTTCATCTATTCGCGCCTCGAAGCCAAGGGCTTCAGCTCGACGGTGAAGCAGGCCAAGAAGCTGGTTGAGAAGGAAAAGCCGGAAGTCTGGGATATCTTGGACGAGGTTATCCGCGAGCACCCTGTGCTGCTCAACCGCGCGCCGACGCTGCACCGCCTCGGCATCCAGGCTTTCGAGCCCATGCTGATCGAAGGCAAGGCCATCCGCCTGCATCCGCTCGTCTGCTCGGCCTTCAATGCCGACTTCGACGGCGACCAGATGGCTGTTCACGTGCCCCTGTCGCTCGAAGCTCAGCTTGAAGCGCGCGTGCTGATGATGTCCACCAACAACATCCTGCACCCGGCCAATGGTCAGCCGATCATCGTGCCGTCGCAGGACATTGTTCTGGGTCTCTATTACCTGTCGCTGATGAACGACAACGAGCCGGGTGAAGGCATGGCGTTCGCGTCCTATGCCGAGCTCGAACATGCGCTCGACAACAAGGTCGTGACCTTGCACACCAAGATTAAGGCCCGCGTGCCGGCTTGGGATGCGGACGGCAAGCAGACCACCGAGATCGTGGAAACGACCCCGGGTCGCATGCTGATCGGCCAGATCCTGCCGCTGAGCCCGGCTGTTCCGTTCGCGACGGCCAACCAGCTCATGACCAAGAAGATGATCTCCAAGATGATCGACACCGTCTATCGCGGTTGCGGTCAGAAGGAGACGGTCATCTTCTGTGACCGCGTCATGCAGCTCGGCTTCAAGAACGCCTGCGATGCCGGCATTTCGTTCGGCAAGGACGACATGGTTATCCCTGCGTCCAAGTACACCATCGTGGACGAGACCCGGAAGCTGGTCGAGGAATTCGAGCAGCAGTACAATGACGGCCTGATCACCCAGGGCGAAAAGTACAATAAGGTCGTGGACGCCTGGGCCAAGTGCGGCGACAAGGTCGCCGAAGAGATGATGGACGCGATCCGTACCGTCCAGATCGACGCGGAAACCAAGCGCCAGAAGCCGATCAATTCGGTCTACATGATGTCGCACTCCGGTGCCCGCGGTTCGCCGGCCCAGATGAAGCAGCTTGCCGGCATGCGCGGCCTGATGGCCAAGCCGGACGGCTCGATCATCGAGACGCCGATCACCGCGAACTTCAAGGAAGGCCTCAACGTGCTGGAGTACTTCAACTCCACTCACGGTGCCCGTAAGGGTCTGGCCGATACCGCGCTCAAGACCGCAAACTCGGGTTACCTGACCCGCCGCCTCGTGGACGTGGCGCAGGACGCCATCATCGTTGCCGAGGATTGCGGCACCGAACGCGGCCTGACCATGGAATCGATCGTCGATGCCGGCCAGGTCGTGGCTTCGCTGGGCCAGCGTATCCTGGGCCGTACCACTGCGGACGATGTGTTCCACCCGATTTCGGGCGATCTCATCGCTCCCAAGGGCACGCTGCTCGAGGAAAAGCATGTCGACGTGATCGAAGAGGCCCGCATCCAGTCGGTCCGCATTCGTTCGCCGCTGACCTGCGACATGCGCCAGGGTTGCTGCGCAGCGTGTTACGGCCGTGACCTGGCTCGCGGTACCCCGGTCAATATCGGTGAAGCTGTCGGCGTTATCGCCGCCCAGTCCATCGGTGAACCGGGTACCCAGCTTACCATGCGCACGTTCCACATCGGTGGTACCGCCCAGGTGGTCGACTCCTCGTTCCTCGAGGCCGGTGCCGAAGGCAAGATCGAGGTCCGCAATGCGAACCTCGCCACAGTCGAAGGCGGCAAGCAGGTCGTCATGGCCCGTAATGTGGCCCTCGCGATCGTCGATGCCGATGGCAAGGAACGTGCGACCCACAAGGTGACCTACGGCTCCAAGCTCCTGGTCAAGGAAGGCGACAGTGTGCGCCGTGGCCAGCGCCTGGCCGAATGGGATCCGTACACCCGCCCGATTCTCGCCGAAGTCGAGGGTGAGGTGGTGTTCGAGGACCTGGTGGATGGTGCTTCGGTTGCGGAAAACACCGACGAGGCCACTGGCTTCACCAAACGCGTGGTCATCGACTGGCGCGGCAACCAGCGTGGTGAGGGGCTCAAGCCCGCGCTCGCCATTGCCCGCGGTGGTTCGATCGCCAAGGTGGAACGGGGCGGCGATGCCCGCTACCTGCTCTCGGTCGACGCGGTCATCGCGGTCGAGCCGGGCGAGAAGGTGGCCCCGGGCGACGTGCTCGCGCGTATTCCGCTCGAAAGCGCCAAGACCAAGGACATCACCGGCGGTCTGCCGCGTGTGGCCGAGCTGTTCGAAGCCCGTCGTCCGAAGGATCACGCCATCATCGCCGAGATCGATGGCACCATCCGCTTCGGCCGCGACTACAAGAACAAGCGTCGCGTCATCATCGAGCCGACCGAAGAGGGTGCCGATCCGGTCGAATACCTGATCCCGAAGGGCAAGCCGTTCCATCTCCAGGAAGGCGATACCATCGAGAAGGGCGAATACATCCTGGACGGCAATCCCGCTCCGCACGACATCCTTGCCATCAAGGGCGTCGAGGAACTGGCGCGCTATCTCGTCAACGAGATCCAGGAAGTGTACCGCCTGCAGGGCGTGCTGATTAACGACAAGCACATCGAGGTGATCGTTCGCCAGATGCTGCAGAAGGTCGAGATCGTTGAACCCGGTGACTCGGGCCTGCTCAAGGACGAGCAGCTCGACAAGCTGGACTTCGACGAACTCAATGATCAGCTGGTGGCCGAGGGCAAGAAGCCGGCGACCGCCAACCCGGTTCTGCTCGGTATTACAAAGGCTTCGCTGCAGACCCGTTCCTTCGTGTCGGCTGCTTCGTTCCAGGAAACTACCCGCGTGCTCACCGAGGCTGCGGTCTCGGGCAAGGCCGACCTGCTCGAAGGTCTCAAGGAGAACGTGATCGTGGGTCGCCTCATTCCGGCGGGTACCGGTGCGGGCATCTCGCAGGCCAAGCAGATCGCTGCCAAGCGCGACGACCTGATCTTGGAAGAACGCCGCCGCCAGGCCGAAACCGTGCAGATCGCGGCGCCGGCTGCCGAATAA
- the rpoB gene encoding DNA-directed RNA polymerase subunit beta, with protein sequence MATTFNGRRKVRKSFGSIREVTELPNLIEVQKASYDQFLQVAEPKGGRPEEGLQSVFKSVFPITDFSNTASLEFVRYEFEQPKYDIDECRARDMTFAAPLKVTLRLIVFEVDEETGARSVKDIKEQDVYMGDMPFMTPNGTFVVNGTERVIVSQMHRSPGVFFDHDKGKTHSSGKLLFAGRIIPYRGSWLDIEFDAKDIVYARIDRRRKIPVTSLLKALGMDAEEILDTYYTKLQYEKTEKGWRVPYDAEKWKGAKPTHDLIDAKTGDVVHEGGKKLSARQAKKLAENGLTHLLAVDEDLYGMYVAEDLVNLQTGEIYAEAGDELDEKLLTGLVEKGFDELPILDIDHISIGAYIRNTLAIDKNESREDALFDIYRVMRPGEPPTVETAEAMFQSLFFDSERYDLSAVGRVKMNMRLELDAPDTMRTLRKEDIVEVVRTLVDLRDGRGEIDDIDNLGNRRVRSVGELMENSYRLGLLRMERAIKERMSSVEIDTVMPQDLINAKPAAAAVREFFGSSQLSQFMDQTNPLSEVAHKRRLSALGPGGLTRERAGFEVRDVHPTHYGRICPIETPEGPNIGLINNLATYARVNKYGFIETPYRKIVDGKLTDEVVYLSAMEEAKHYVAQANVQFAPTLELQDDLVVARHAGDNGLTPKENVDLMDVSPKQMVSVAASLIPFLENDDANRALMGSNMQKQAVPLLRAEAPFVGTGMEPVVARDSGAAIVAKRTGIVDQVDATRIVIRATEETDASKSGVDIYNLMKFQRSNQSTCINQRPLVVVGDHINAGDIIADGPSTELGDLALGRNVLVAFMPWNGYNFEDSILLSEKIAMQDVFTSIHIEEYEVMARDTKLGPEEITRDIPNVSEEALKNLDEAGIVHIGAEVQPGDILVGKITPKGESPMTPEEKLLRAIFGEKASDVRDTSLRVPPGDAGTVVEVRVFNRHGIDKDERAMAIEREEIERLAKDRDDEQSILDRNVYARLKEMLFGKAATAGPKGYVVGTKLNDSIFEGQPRSKWWQFAVEDDKVMTEMEALHAQYEESRRLLEQRFIDKVDKLQRGDELPPGVMKMVKVFIATKRKIQPGDKMAGRHGNKGVVSRIVPVEDMPYLEDGTSVDIVLNPLGVPSRMNVGQILETHLGWACAGMGKKIDEMVRAYHAKGDLKPLRTEIQTLFANDNTISDLDDDGVIRLGEHLSKGVPIATPVFDGAKEADIVEMLERAGLKSSGQSTVFDGRTGEQFDRQVTVGYIYMLKLDHLVDNKIHARSIGPYSLVTQQPLGGKAQFGGQRFGEMEVWALEAYGAAYTLQEMLTIKSDDVAGRTKVYEAIVRGDDTFEAGIPESFNVLVKEIRSLGLNVELDMREQDEAGQAEAELAPPQEAAE encoded by the coding sequence ATGGCTACCACGTTCAACGGCCGCCGCAAGGTTCGCAAGTCCTTCGGCTCCATCCGCGAAGTCACGGAGTTGCCCAACCTGATCGAAGTCCAGAAGGCTTCCTATGATCAGTTCCTTCAGGTCGCCGAGCCCAAGGGCGGTCGTCCGGAGGAAGGGCTGCAGTCCGTCTTCAAGTCGGTGTTCCCGATCACCGACTTTTCCAACACCGCTAGCCTCGAATTCGTGCGCTACGAATTCGAGCAGCCCAAATATGACATCGACGAGTGCCGTGCGCGCGACATGACCTTCGCTGCCCCGCTCAAGGTGACGCTGCGGCTGATCGTGTTCGAAGTGGACGAGGAAACCGGCGCCCGCTCGGTCAAGGACATCAAGGAGCAGGACGTCTATATGGGCGATATGCCCTTCATGACGCCCAACGGCACCTTTGTCGTGAATGGTACCGAACGCGTTATCGTCTCGCAGATGCACCGTTCGCCCGGCGTGTTCTTCGATCACGACAAGGGCAAGACCCATTCCTCGGGCAAGCTGCTGTTTGCCGGCCGCATCATTCCCTATCGCGGCTCCTGGCTCGATATCGAGTTCGATGCCAAGGATATCGTCTATGCGCGTATTGACCGTCGTCGCAAGATCCCGGTCACCTCGCTGCTCAAGGCGCTGGGCATGGATGCCGAGGAAATCCTCGACACCTATTACACCAAGCTGCAGTACGAAAAGACCGAGAAGGGCTGGCGCGTTCCCTACGACGCCGAGAAGTGGAAAGGCGCCAAGCCGACCCACGACCTCATCGACGCCAAGACGGGCGACGTCGTCCATGAAGGTGGCAAGAAGCTCTCGGCCCGCCAGGCCAAGAAGCTCGCCGAGAACGGCCTGACGCACCTGCTGGCGGTCGATGAAGACCTCTATGGCATGTATGTTGCCGAAGACCTGGTGAACCTCCAGACCGGCGAGATTTATGCCGAAGCGGGCGACGAGCTCGACGAGAAGCTGCTGACGGGCCTGGTCGAGAAGGGCTTCGACGAGCTGCCGATCCTGGACATCGATCACATTAGCATCGGTGCCTATATCCGCAACACGCTCGCGATCGACAAGAACGAGAGCCGCGAAGACGCGCTGTTCGACATCTATCGCGTCATGCGTCCGGGCGAGCCGCCGACCGTGGAAACGGCCGAAGCCATGTTCCAGTCGCTGTTCTTCGACAGCGAACGCTACGACCTCAGCGCCGTTGGCCGCGTCAAGATGAACATGCGCCTCGAGCTCGATGCGCCCGACACCATGCGTACTCTGCGCAAGGAAGACATCGTGGAAGTCGTCCGCACCCTCGTGGACCTGCGCGATGGCCGTGGCGAGATCGACGACATCGACAACCTTGGCAACCGCCGCGTCCGTTCGGTCGGCGAACTCATGGAAAACTCCTATCGCCTTGGCCTGCTCCGCATGGAGCGCGCCATCAAGGAGCGCATGAGTTCGGTCGAAATCGACACAGTGATGCCGCAGGACCTGATCAACGCCAAGCCGGCCGCTGCCGCTGTGCGTGAATTCTTCGGTTCCTCGCAGCTCAGCCAGTTCATGGACCAGACCAACCCGCTCTCGGAAGTGGCGCACAAGCGTCGTCTCTCCGCGCTCGGGCCGGGCGGTCTCACCCGCGAACGCGCGGGCTTTGAAGTGCGCGACGTGCACCCGACCCATTATGGCCGTATCTGCCCGATCGAGACGCCGGAAGGCCCCAATATCGGTCTGATCAACAACCTGGCCACCTATGCTCGCGTCAACAAGTACGGCTTCATCGAGACCCCGTACCGCAAGATCGTCGATGGCAAGCTGACCGATGAGGTCGTCTACCTCTCGGCCATGGAAGAGGCCAAGCACTACGTCGCCCAGGCGAACGTGCAGTTTGCCCCGACCCTGGAGCTGCAGGATGACCTGGTCGTGGCCCGCCACGCCGGTGACAACGGCCTGACGCCCAAGGAAAACGTCGACCTGATGGACGTTTCCCCCAAGCAGATGGTGTCGGTTGCCGCTTCGCTGATCCCGTTCCTCGAGAACGACGACGCCAACCGCGCCCTGATGGGCTCGAACATGCAGAAGCAGGCCGTGCCGCTGCTGCGTGCCGAGGCGCCCTTCGTCGGCACCGGCATGGAGCCCGTCGTGGCCCGTGACTCTGGGGCGGCCATCGTGGCCAAGCGCACCGGTATCGTGGACCAGGTGGACGCGACCCGTATCGTCATTCGCGCAACGGAAGAAACCGATGCGTCGAAGTCGGGCGTGGACATCTACAACCTGATGAAGTTCCAGCGTTCGAACCAGTCGACCTGTATCAACCAGCGCCCGCTGGTGGTGGTGGGCGACCACATCAATGCCGGCGACATCATCGCCGACGGTCCCTCGACCGAACTGGGCGATCTCGCCCTGGGCCGCAACGTGCTCGTCGCGTTCATGCCCTGGAATGGCTACAACTTCGAAGACTCTATCCTCCTGAGCGAAAAGATCGCCATGCAGGACGTCTTCACCTCGATCCATATCGAGGAATATGAAGTGATGGCCCGCGACACCAAGCTTGGTCCGGAAGAAATCACCCGCGACATTCCGAACGTTTCGGAAGAAGCGCTGAAGAACCTCGACGAAGCCGGTATCGTCCATATCGGTGCGGAAGTGCAGCCGGGCGACATCCTCGTCGGCAAGATCACCCCCAAGGGTGAATCGCCGATGACCCCGGAAGAAAAGCTCCTCCGCGCCATTTTCGGTGAAAAGGCTTCGGACGTCCGTGACACCTCGCTGCGCGTGCCCCCGGGCGACGCCGGTACGGTCGTGGAAGTGCGCGTCTTCAACCGTCATGGCATCGACAAGGACGAGCGCGCCATGGCCATCGAGCGCGAGGAAATCGAGCGCCTGGCCAAGGACCGCGACGACGAGCAGTCGATCCTCGACCGCAACGTCTATGCCCGTCTCAAGGAAATGCTGTTCGGCAAGGCCGCGACCGCAGGTCCGAAGGGCTATGTCGTGGGCACCAAGCTCAATGACTCGATCTTCGAAGGTCAGCCGCGTTCCAAGTGGTGGCAGTTTGCCGTCGAAGACGACAAGGTCATGACCGAGATGGAAGCCCTCCATGCTCAGTACGAGGAGAGCCGCCGTCTGCTCGAGCAGCGCTTCATCGACAAGGTGGACAAGCTGCAGCGCGGTGACGAACTGCCGCCGGGCGTCATGAAGATGGTCAAGGTCTTTATCGCCACCAAGCGCAAGATCCAGCCCGGCGACAAGATGGCCGGCCGCCACGGCAACAAGGGTGTGGTTTCCCGCATCGTTCCGGTGGAAGACATGCCGTATCTCGAAGACGGTACGTCGGTCGACATCGTGCTCAATCCGCTCGGCGTGCCTTCGCGCATGAATGTGGGCCAGATTCTTGAAACCCATCTGGGTTGGGCCTGTGCCGGCATGGGCAAGAAGATCGACGAGATGGTCCGGGCCTACCATGCCAAGGGCGACCTCAAGCCGCTCCGCACGGAAATCCAGACGCTGTTTGCCAATGACAACACCATCTCCGATCTCGATGATGATGGCGTCATCCGCCTGGGCGAGCACCTCTCCAAGGGCGTTCCGATCGCGACCCCGGTGTTCGACGGTGCCAAGGAAGCCGACATCGTCGAGATGCTGGAGCGGGCAGGGCTGAAGTCCTCCGGTCAGTCGACCGTGTTCGACGGCCGTACCGGCGAGCAGTTCGACCGTCAGGTGACCGTGGGCTACATCTACATGCTCAAGCTCGATCACCTGGTGGACAACAAGATCCACGCGCGCTCGATCGGCCCGTACTCGCTCGTTACCCAGCAGCCGCTGGGCGGCAAGGCGCAGTTCGGCGGTCAGCGCTTCGGCGAGATGGAAGTGTGGGCCCTGGAGGCGTATGGCGCTGCCTACACGCTGCAGGAAATGCTCACCATCAAGTCGGACGACGTGGCGGGTCGTACGAAGGTCTACGAGGCCATCGTACGCGGCGACGACACCTTCGAAGCGGGCATCCCGGAAAGCTTCAACGTGCTGGTCAAGGAAATCCGGTCTCTCGGCCTCAATGTCGAACTCGACATGCGCGAGCAGGATGAAGCCGGCCAGGCCGAAGCGGAGCTCGCACCTCCTCAGGAAGCGGCGGAATAA
- the rplL gene encoding 50S ribosomal protein L7/L12, producing MADLAKLVDDLSALTVLEASELSKMLEEKWGVSAAAPVAVAAAAGGGAPAAAAEEKTEFDVILAAFGDNKINVIKEVRGITGLGLGEAKALVEGAPKAVKEGVSKAEAEDIKKKLEDAGAKVELK from the coding sequence ATGGCTGATCTCGCCAAACTCGTTGATGACCTCTCGGCCCTGACCGTTCTGGAAGCTTCCGAGCTGTCCAAGATGCTCGAAGAAAAGTGGGGCGTTTCTGCCGCTGCTCCGGTTGCTGTCGCTGCCGCTGCTGGTGGTGGTGCTCCGGCCGCTGCTGCTGAAGAAAAGACTGAATTCGACGTGATCCTGGCCGCCTTCGGCGACAACAAGATCAACGTCATCAAGGAAGTTCGCGGCATCACCGGCCTCGGCCTGGGCGAAGCCAAGGCCCTGGTTGAAGGCGCTCCGAAGGCCGTCAAGGAAGGCGTGTCGAAGGCTGAAGCCGAAGACATCAAGAAGAAGCTGGAAGATGCCGGCGCCAAGGTCGAACTGAAGTAA
- the rplJ gene encoding 50S ribosomal protein L10 has product MERAEKREVVASLQEALAGAGSIVVAHNTGLTVAAFTDLRVQVKKAGGKVKVAKNRLAKLALKETDVADISGLFTGPTVIAYAEDPVAAPKIAAAFAEKNQKFVILGGAMGPTALDADGVKALATMPSLDELRAKLAGLVKQPATNIASILVQPGAGIARVLKAHAEKSEAA; this is encoded by the coding sequence TTGGAAAGAGCGGAAAAGCGTGAAGTCGTCGCCTCGCTCCAGGAAGCCCTTGCGGGTGCTGGATCGATCGTCGTCGCGCACAATACCGGCCTGACCGTCGCTGCGTTCACTGACCTGCGCGTGCAGGTCAAGAAGGCTGGCGGCAAGGTCAAGGTCGCAAAGAACCGCCTTGCCAAGCTCGCTCTGAAGGAAACCGATGTCGCGGACATTTCGGGCCTGTTCACCGGCCCGACCGTCATCGCCTATGCTGAAGACCCCGTCGCTGCGCCCAAGATCGCAGCGGCCTTCGCCGAGAAGAACCAGAAGTTCGTCATTCTCGGTGGTGCCATGGGTCCGACTGCTCTCGACGCCGATGGCGTCAAGGCGCTGGCGACCATGCCGTCGCTCGACGAACTGCGCGCCAAGCTCGCAGGCCTCGTCAAGCAGCCGGCAACGAACATCGCTTCCATCCTCGTGCAGCCGGGTGCGGGCATTGCTCGCGTCCTCAAGGCTCACGCCGAAAAGAGCGAAGCGGCGTAA
- the rplA gene encoding 50S ribosomal protein L1 has product MAKIAKKVAAAREGIDRNKLYGLEEAVKLVKARASAKFDETVEIAMNLGVDPRHADQMVRGVVNLPNGTGKTVRVAVFARGAKADEATAAGADIVGAEDLLETIQSGKIDFDRCIATPDMMPLVGRLGKILGPRNLMPNPKVGTVTMDVKGAVGAAKGGAVEYRVEKAGIVHAGIGKVSFTEAALLENIKAFTDAVVKSKPAGAKGTYVKKVAVSSTMGPGVHVEPNTAI; this is encoded by the coding sequence ATGGCAAAGATCGCAAAGAAGGTCGCCGCGGCCCGTGAAGGCATCGACCGCAACAAGCTGTACGGCCTCGAAGAAGCCGTGAAGCTGGTCAAGGCCCGCGCCTCGGCCAAGTTCGACGAAACCGTCGAGATCGCGATGAACCTGGGCGTTGACCCCCGCCACGCCGACCAGATGGTCCGCGGCGTCGTCAATCTGCCCAATGGCACCGGCAAGACCGTTCGCGTCGCCGTGTTCGCCCGTGGCGCCAAGGCCGATGAGGCCACTGCCGCCGGTGCGGATATCGTTGGCGCCGAAGACCTGCTGGAAACCATCCAGTCGGGCAAGATCGACTTCGATCGCTGCATCGCCACGCCGGACATGATGCCGCTGGTCGGTCGTCTCGGCAAGATCCTGGGCCCGCGCAACCTGATGCCGAACCCCAAGGTCGGCACCGTGACCATGGACGTCAAGGGCGCCGTTGGTGCTGCCAAGGGCGGCGCCGTGGAGTATCGCGTCGAGAAGGCCGGTATCGTCCATGCCGGTATCGGCAAGGTGTCGTTCACCGAAGCTGCGCTGCTGGAAAACATCAAGGCGTTTACCGACGCCGTGGTGAAGTCCAAGCCGGCCGGTGCCAAGGGCACCTATGTTAAGAAGGTCGCCGTTTCCTCGACCATGGGCCCGGGCGTCCATGTCGAGCCGAACACGGCTATCTAA
- the rplK gene encoding 50S ribosomal protein L11, giving the protein MAKKITGYIKLQVPAGSATPSPPIGPALGQRGLNIMEFCKAFNAATQELEKGSPIPTVITAYADKSFTFEMKQPPVTYFIKKALNLKSGSKTPGKESAGTITQAQLRDIAEKKMKDLNADDVETAMTMIAGSARSMGIQVEG; this is encoded by the coding sequence ATGGCTAAGAAGATTACGGGCTATATCAAGCTCCAGGTGCCGGCTGGCTCTGCCACCCCGTCGCCCCCGATCGGTCCGGCGCTGGGTCAGCGCGGCCTCAACATCATGGAATTCTGCAAGGCCTTCAACGCGGCCACGCAGGAACTCGAGAAGGGCTCGCCCATCCCGACCGTGATCACCGCCTATGCGGACAAGAGCTTCACCTTCGAGATGAAGCAGCCGCCGGTGACCTACTTCATCAAGAAGGCGCTCAACCTCAAGTCCGGTTCCAAGACCCCGGGCAAGGAAAGCGCCGGCACCATCACGCAGGCTCAGCTGCGCGATATCGCCGAAAAGAAGATGAAGGATCTCAACGCGGACGACGTTGAAACCGCGATGACCATGATCGCCGGTTCCGCCCGTTCCATGGGCATTCAGGTCGAGGGCTAA